In the genome of Oenanthe melanoleuca isolate GR-GAL-2019-014 chromosome 4A, OMel1.0, whole genome shotgun sequence, the window ATCTCTGTAATATTCATATGTACATTCAGTCTACAAAATTCTAAAACATTATCAGTTTTACATTTTAGTGACTACATACAAGTTTAACAATGCTCTActaacaagaaaagaaaatgtatctGCTATTATTCATCATAAACCTTAGGTTTCCAGGCTATAAAACAAATGGCACTTGTTCAGTATCCAATATACAAAATTCACAAGGTGCCATGGCTGTGATCCATAATCCAACTATGGAGATGGGTATACTCTGATTGTCAGAACCAAAACATACTACAATTCTTTCACTTTCTGCCAATGAAAGTGGCAGCAGGTGGAAAAGGTAACTTCATATAAAAActatgttgattttttttctattttaacaaaattattaataagCAAGAAACTTACTGTTGAATCTCTACATCCATCTCTTAAGTGAACATTATTTATAAATTCTATCCCCTTTTCCTTGATCACAAATCTGCAcctaaaaataagaatatttagATTTAATAGAACTGCATTAGTAGCAAAAATTTGTTACGTAACTATGGAAGGTTTGATAAATTTCCTTCATCATATAGACTGCCTGCTTTTAAAATCTCTAAATATTTAGTCAGCATCTGTGATGTCACTGTAATATTTCTAAGAACATCTTGAACACTTAAGCAGTActtatttttctcatatttatGGTGAAAAAGAGAGTATAAGAGTTGTTGGCCAAAACCGCTCACGACACAGATTTCTAAAAGTAAAAGCTCGCtcaaatgaaaaccaaacatTATGTTAAACTACCGGTTCTTTCAGTCTTTTATAATCAAAGTAAACAGTCAGTGGTCAGACAGGTGccttctgtgctttctttcattattttccagcCAGTCTTAGCCACTGGGCAGAGCTCTTACCTACCAGAAGATTTAGGAAATGTCATAACTCCTTGACCAGAGCTCTCCAGCTCTAGCAGTCACTTCACTCACCTTCAGGAATAGACAGCTGCTGTGAGAGTGACACACTACCACTGAGGCTggtgtgcaaaaaaaaaaaaaaaaaaaaccaacccaaaaaagACTATGATCTGAGAGGAAGCAAACCTGACATTATTTAAACAACCTAAACCAAAATCAAACCCATAAAAGAGTGAAAGGTAGCAAGAAAACATTCCTTAACTATTCACTGCACCATGCTAAAAACTTGAAATCATGTCTCTTTGAAGTCACAGAACCTAATCATTAAAATCTGCCTGTACCAGAAAAAAGGGAACAGCTAAAGCATAAATACCAACCTCCAACTTCCATAGAGCCTTTCACCACAGCAGAGAAATTTGGAAGTTAATGCATAAAATATACTAATTTTATCAATATTATACAAGTAACTAAGTCTTTGTATTTGGATGGCTTCCGTCTACTTGTGAGAACTACTGAGTCATattattcttcctttcctcAGAACAGATTTTAGACAACATTGGCAGTCTTTCTAAAGATTACTTCTGGTACTACTACTACACTATTGTCTGGAATCCTTAATCCTTTCAAATCAGAGAGAACTATATTTTACATTCCATGCCACTACCGACCTCTTCAGCTCTGTTTGCTCTGTGGCAGATGTTTAATAATTTTGTATCTTGGTATAAGCTACAAACTTTTACATGAACCAAATTATTAAAACTACCATTACAATGTAGCACTTGGATAAcaagaaaaaaccctcagatACATATTGACAAAACTACACAATTCTTCTTGCTGAGAAAGCAAGCGTCAGTTAAATCAGACACAGGTATCTTCCCTTTAATAACACTACAAATAAGACaacataaaattatttgcataaatCTAGACAGTGTTTAGATTCAACCTTCTCAAGCCTTTATTAGTATGCTCTGTCATTAAAATGCAATGTACTGTAAATAAGATTCAGACACAcaccaagaaaacaaagagataCCTTACCCAGGAAACCATTTAGCATGTTGATCCCAAGGgtcttcattttccttccattcTTGCAATCCTCCACCACAATGGAAACACACAACATGATCACCATTACCTGAGgaaacacacaagaaaaaagTTACACACTTTGTGCAGGCATAATACCaagttttcaattaaaatgttctgttaagaaaataatatttattttactgatttACAATTTCAACTGAAAATAACTCAAATTTAATAGAGGACAACACAAATTATTTGAAACAAATGTTCAGGGGAGAATTAAActtaaagaaacacaaaataagaGAAACAAGTTTCCCGAGTTTTATTTTCGTAAGTAATTATACAGATAAAAAActgaagctgaaaataatttattcccaTGGAACTCAATCCAATGGTAAACAAGGCCTGAAGACATCTGTCACAAAGAATGAGAAATGTTTACATGGCTTTGTGGTCCTCCATTTCCCATTAAGATCAACAGGCACCAACCAGCAATAGCAAAACCAGCTGAGAACTGCATCCTCTTTGTTCTAGCACTGTGCCTACTGTGATCCAAGACTCCCCCAGAAACTGCTTCAATACTGTTTTTATTGGAATAAGAGGAGATATGGATAGTGTTTCCCTAGAGAGTTAAATTCTTCTCAGTCCAAAGGGAACAGTTTTCACAGCAGTCACCTGAAGAGCCATTGGTCTGATAAGCTGGTGTCCAGTTAGTACTCCACCATACAgatctttcagtatttttatgaaCCCAAGAAGAAATCAATAAAATAGTTCTTCTGGGCAAAAACATTGCATTTACAACCCATAAGGAATATagcaaagattttatttatggACACTTTATTTattaagtaaaataaacagaatCATACTGTAAAGTTCTGAGACCTACTAAGAGAGAAGTCAAGTGAGATGAGAGCAATAAATTCTCAGATAATCCCCTTTTCCTTGTGACTGAGTAAGAGCAACACTTTGCACTTGTACAGTATCTCTCAGTGAGGAATTTCAAAGGTCTTTAACAGTACTGTGCAATCTGAGAAACCAATGCACAGAGACGGTGTCTTATCGAAATCAAACACTACACGTCTAAGAATCAAAGCTCCTCCACTGGTACCACTGTCTTCATAAAGTAGGCAATAGTAGTATTTGCTGATTGTGGGTTTCCACATGCCATGATAATGCAAACTCATGTTCACTCAAGAACAATAGCACACAACCTGTATTGTCTTTTGTACGGGTTTTTGCACAGGCCACAGTCCCATTCCTTACACCTAAGGTCTGGAGGacagcacttttaaaaaatattaactcAAGTAATTGTCATTGTGAAAGATGTATTACAAAGGTTCTAACAGGCAAGAAAAATACTTGGCTGGTTTACTGCTAAGAATAAATTTATGACCAAGGCTATGCTTTGCTAGGAAACATACATGATACAATATATGCAATTTTACATAAGAACTGTGAAAAGTAGTTCACAGAGTAAAGAGATTCTGACAAATTGTTCCatataaaaattttcaaaattcggggtttttttcataataaGACACCTCCTCATGTACAATTCCTTTGCAAAAGTTATTAGTTATTTCAAGGTCTGGCTTACCTATGCTATAGAATCCAGCTTCTGCAAGTCGCTCTTTGTCAACAGGATATATCCACGATAAAAATGTTTGTAAACGTTTTCCATATTTTGCCATAGAGGGATTCCTTGGGTGCTGTGCATTGTTCAGACCACTTATGCCAAGCTCAGCAGGAATAGATTCACTTGAAACATTTCCAACATCCTGGCCCAGGACAAAAAGGCATTTGGGAAAATGCCTCTTGTGTTCTGACCAAGCTCTGTCAGTGGGTTCCCAGTTCTTCAATTTTCCACCACAACAAAAACATGCCACTTGGTCACCAACACCTGTATAATAAAATCCAGCATTAGCTAATTCCTGTGGTGTCAACTGGCTATTGAGGGGCCAGTTGTGAAAAGACTTTAATCTTGTTTCTTCACTCCACATAGCAGGGTTTTTAGGATACAAAGTATCTGACATATCCACAACCTGCCTAGTTCTCAAAAGGTAATCTGCCTCCACATCAGGGTCATCCAGAGCACATGGGAGGGCTGAATCGCTGGTACCGTTTTCAGTTCTATTCTCAGAGTTCTGGGCAACAGGATCCATGTTATTTTCCAGATAAGCAAATTCAGTAATAAACTTGCAGTTGGGGGCAAGCTGTTTGTGTCTCTCAAGTGCAGAATCCCCAGGCACCCATCCTTCAACAGTTGTATGGCAACTGAAGCACTTCACTTTGTCACCTTCTCCAGTATAAATAAAGCCAGCTTGTGCTAGAGCTGACACCGAAACAGGACAGCCCTGTGGAAACCCAACAAAAGTTCCCTGTCGGTCGTGTTCCTGTGCCCATTCCTGGGCACCATCAGTGTCTGCCGAGGCACAAGCTTCTGAGTTCTGTGGGACATTACACATCATCTCTTCATAAACAGGGCTCTCCTTTAGATTTCCTAAACAAAGAATACATGTTTTAATTTCCCAGACAGAAGGAAAGATCATACCCATATATAACCCTGGAAGCTGGCCAAATTCAACTACCATCCTTTATGTATTAAAATAACaacttttcctcttctcccccATTTCACCCTTGCCTGCATTACCCACCACACACAGGCAAACATTAAGgtattaaaaccaaaataataaaaaagttgtgaagaaaagcagaaagatcaAGATGCCTTAGAGGCCTATAAACATTTACCTGAACACACAGGTTTatagctttaaaaatatgttctaTTTCTTAGTAAAGATTGCAAGAATGAAATCAGCAAAATACTTTAATAATTAAAGTTCAAGCCAAAACCCTGCCAAAAGGCTTCTGAATCTGAAATATAAAGTTACTAAATCTAAAATACTGATCTGAGCCAGACCACAATTGCAAGATTTTAGAGCTCAATTCTCAAACACAACTATATATTATCCTCATATGAAGGCCATGACCTCCATGCCCATTACAGGTGGGCAGCAACTGGTAAAATCgttatcaaaaagaaaaagtttttttactTATGTTATATTGTAAAGACATACCTCAATTTACATTTTAGCAAAATACCTTATGAAATAAACTATCAGATATTTCACTGGGGCATTTTACCAAAGTGCTGGGCATTGCTTTTAAGATCAGTGTGTTGGGACTACCCAGAACTACTGCCCAACATACTGCTTCCACTTTTCCACACCCTGCCTACATCCTCTACAAAAATTCCTGTCCCTCTGGCATCATCATCCTCCCCGAAGGAATGTCTTTCTTAGCACTTATCACACATTCCTACCCCTGCCTATACTTTTCCAGGGTCAGTACCAGGTACCAGACCTGCCTCGAGTCCCTTCTGTGCTAGAAGGCTGCTAAGAGGACTCAAACAAGCCCCATCTTTGCTGAGGATAAAACAAAGCAACTTGACTTACAGCAGGTCCTGTGCAAGAACCACAAATTGACAGTCATCACCTTCATCCCAACATGGCTGAAATCAAAGCACAGTAAACATTCATCTCTTGTCCAGACAAATGCAGTGATACTACTAACTTAAAGAGTCTTGGCTGCTGCGGATACACATCTTGGAGTggtaaattaaattataatgaGACTGCCCAAATAAACATCTTAGCAGCAATAGTTCAGCAGTAAAAAGAAAGGCATAGTTtctaaaaaaatcttttttaggATTCagaaaggggagggggaaattAAAATGCCTATATATTGCAGGACTGCTGCATCCTCTGCCAAGATGACTAAGATAATTAAGCTATAAGCAGGTGGAGAAAACGTGACGTCAGACACCTGGCATGGATGCTTCATGTAAACATGGATACAAgacctctgagcagcagctttaATTCCTTCTGTCCATCAGTTCATGACTAATGTAATAGTACTATAAATTATACTGTGGCTTTCTATTTCAGCTTAGCAAATTCAAAAACAGCATCTGAATAAATTACATTGATTGACCTACAAATCTGACGTATATGCCTGTTTTGACTTTGAGGGGCAAAAATCCCAGACCAGTAATTACATTCAGTAATGCGAAATTTGTcataaaacatgcatttttttatatgtatgtatatacatatattgaaaataattgTCTTTATAGTGAAAACTTAAAAGCTTTCATGTTTACTGACCGTGTTTATTTCCTTACATAACTTTACTTTAAAGCCTTTAGAAATGTTCCTGTAAAGATCTCAAGTGACCTTAAGCATCTATCACTGCTACACTGCATTCATGTAAGAATTGGTATCACTCAAAACCGTTAGCTGCATTATCTGCACGCCTGAAAGACTTTCTATAGGAACACAAACAAAGCCTACCTCACATCCTTCAGAGACTCCTTCTCAAACTGtccattgggaaaaaaaaagtatatggCTTTTTCTGTATGAATAGCATATATACCTCTATTGTGTTTATATACAAATGAGTTCagaaacagtggaaaaaaaaaaatcttcctatttaaattttttacattgtaattttttgttttatgtacATTAGTTTTTTCTACAGTGCTATGAATACTTCAAAAATCTTGTTAACATggggaataaaaaagaaattatgccCTCCCCATGGTGATAATGAAAGTATTTGCCACATTCGGATTTTCTGGAGTCAATCCTCGCAATCAAAACAGTATGAAAAGCACATACCAAGAAAGCAATAAGTACTGACACAGAAGGTACAATCACAACTGATCAATTCTCACATAATATGAACTAGCTTTTTCAAATTATATCAACCACATAACTTAATCATGATCACTTGGAACAGAAAGGT includes:
- the XIAP gene encoding E3 ubiquitin-protein ligase XIAP isoform X2 codes for the protein MMCNVPQNSEACASADTDGAQEWAQEHDRQGTFVGFPQGCPVSVSALAQAGFIYTGEGDKVKCFSCHTTVEGWVPGDSALERHKQLAPNCKFITEFAYLENNMDPVAQNSENRTENGTSDSALPCALDDPDVEADYLLRTRQVVDMSDTLYPKNPAMWSEETRLKSFHNWPLNSQLTPQELANAGFYYTGVGDQVACFCCGGKLKNWEPTDRAWSEHKRHFPKCLFVLGQDVGNVSSESIPAELGISGLNNAQHPRNPSMAKYGKRLQTFLSWIYPVDKERLAEAGFYSIGNGDHVVCFHCGGGLQEWKENEDPWDQHAKWFPGCRFVIKEKGIEFINNVHLRDGCRDSTTKAAEGTILPKDLSTEEKLRRLQEEKLCKICMAKDVSVVFIPCGHLVACKECARLLNECPLCRTDIMKIQEIFMY
- the XIAP gene encoding E3 ubiquitin-protein ligase XIAP isoform X1, producing MMCNVPQNSEACASADTDGAQEWAQEHDRQGTFVGFPQGCPVSVSALAQAGFIYTGEGDKVKCFSCHTTVEGWVPGDSALERHKQLAPNCKFITEFAYLENNMDPVAQNSENRTENGTSDSALPCALDDPDVEADYLLRTRQVVDMSDTLYPKNPAMWSEETRLKSFHNWPLNSQLTPQELANAGFYYTGVGDQVACFCCGGKLKNWEPTDRAWSEHKRHFPKCLFVLGQDVGNVSSESIPAELGISGLNNAQHPRNPSMAKYGKRLQTFLSWIYPVDKERLAEAGFYSIGNGDHVVCFHCGGGLQEWKENEDPWDQHAKWFPGCRFVIKEKGIEFINNVHLRDGCRDSTTKAAEGTILPKDDLLQNPLVQSAIAMGFSLSEIRNTMEKRLQMTGESHTSVEDLVADLSSHKENTREEEPNEIPVEQDELIQLQNLYLSTEEKLRRLQEEKLCKICMAKDVSVVFIPCGHLVACKECARLLNECPLCRTDIMKIQEIFMY